The Plasmodium relictum strain SGS1 genome assembly, chromosome: 8 DNA window tattttattttttttttttttttgaaataaaaaaaactaatattattattttatttttacttttatttttattttacttcattaatttttttatattctataaaattgtaaaaaattagaaaaaaaaatttttttctcttaagACATTCAGtaattataaatacatatatatgtatatatagatatgtattaaatttctatattattttaatttttttattttattttattttattttattttttttttataaacataaaataacacattttattaatttatttattattttattattattattattttttttttttaatagaatttTTTCAACATTTTATAGGAAAAGTAAATAATCTCAAATAATTTGAACaagaaaatagaaataaccattttaaaaaaatataatacgATTACATTgtatgatgaaaataaatcaacttttaataaaaattttaaataaattaaaaaattaagatattCCTAAGTAatgaaaattaattaatttaaaaaaatatatttaatcttttttaaaatatattatcataatattttggaaaaaagaaaaatgcaAAAAGGTAAATTTACCTTCTAGAATAATGCTGAATAAtccaaataatataaaaacaaaaagtataatataaaagaaaaattaaaaaaaatatatataataatgagAGGAGCTGGAGGCTTCTATAAAGGGACAAGTACTGAACAAACTCCTTTTTTTggagataaagaaaaaaagttaattgaaaaaatgaCATGGCCAGAAATTTATAATCGCAAAATTGATGTatctaaaattaattttaatgtaGTAGAAAAATGGataaataaaagattaaCTGAAATTTTAGGTTTCGAAGatgatattttatttgattaCTGCTTATCtcaattaaaatattcaaaggagaaaaaaggttaatacttttttttctttttcatttaaaatgtCTGTttcatatcttttttttgttttccatattttccatatatttatatgtataatttaTAGGAGCATCTACTTTAACATctctataatatttattattatctttttttttgatagaTGATGAAGaacaaaattatttgaactcgaaaaaattaaaaataaatttgacTGGTTTTATAGgtatttattaaaacaaataaaaatataaacaaaaaaagaaaatgactATAACAaatattcttattattttatttataggTAACAAGAAAAGTGAAATTTTTGTTAAAGaattattagaattattGATATCTAATGAAggaaatgatgaaaatactTTAAACTCATTAattgaaaacaaaaaaaatgagataGAAGAGGTTAAAAAccaaaatgaaattataaaaaaaaatatagaaagtattaaaaatatctatATTGGTAAGGAATTTATACTTACAAgagtatataaaaatatatgtttccatattttaattatttcacaaaatttttattattatttatttatttattattttttttttaaacagaaaatgaaaatataaaaaaaagtgaatatTCCCATAAGGAAagtatcatttaaaaaagagatattaaaaaactaaatgtaataatataaaatcattattacaaattaattttttttttttttttgatgaatGTATAGGGCATGAAGTAGATGAAGgcaatgaaaatgataatgttgaaaattttaaaaataagcaTAAAGATAGAGTTAAAAAACACAATAAAAATTCTcctgatgaaaataataattataataaaaaagaaagagatGAGCATGTAAGTTTATCATATACACAGTCATCTTTATCATATCAAGGTTCAAATTCAGATTTAAATTCAAATTTAAATTCAGATTCAGACTCAAGCTCagattattataaaaatgaaaaaaatagaaaatataaacataaaaaacatttaaaaaaaaaaagaaataagcATAGTAGCAAATATACATCGAGTGATGATAGTACATCTAATACATTATCATATAGTGATATATCAGAGTATAAGAAGAGAAGAAAATCAAG harbors:
- a CDS encoding pre-mRNA splicing factor, putative, with amino-acid sequence MRGAGGFYKGTSTEQTPFFGDKEKKLIEKMTWPEIYNRKIDVSKINFNVVEKWINKRLTEILGFEDDILFDYCLSQLKYSKEKKDDEEQNYLNSKKLKINLTGFIGNKKSEIFVKELLELLISNEGNDENTLNSLIENKKNEIEEVKNQNEIIKKNIESIKNIYIENENIKKSEYSHKERHEVDEGNENDNVENFKNKHKDRVKKHNKNSPDENNNYNKKERDEHVSLSYTQSSLSYQGSNSDLNSNLNSDSDSSSDYYKNEKNRKYKHKKHLKKKRNKHSSKYTSSDDSTSNTLSYSDISEYKKRRKSSSSSYERKSNEKYYSKSNIDKKRKRKREKEREREREREKRRKRDREIERKKEREREREREREREREREREREREREIEREREIERKKERDREREREREIERKKERDREREDKKRRKRERERKKDRDRDREMRKKKEKERKKLKEIYDNKMKSNSVSDNDENSDRTILKKNEDKYYLKENSSTSSEKSNSISDSSESLKAIKSKQKKEVDAESNKNHKNSIMEKKDCSLKYCKESKIKEIDSILKKKSYKNSKKKLRAWSSSESENIEEK